Proteins encoded in a region of the Flavobacterium sp. PMTSA4 genome:
- a CDS encoding glycosyltransferase — translation MKILLVGEYSRLHNSLKEGLQKLGHEVVLLGFNDGFKNYPVDFQLVKKWDSGLLKKMKIGVLKLTGFDFSSFLIYKQFWKNRNQFKDFDIVQLINENSFFCNYHFEKKILDFLFQNNKKVFLLSAGDDFMYVDYNFKHPENPSIVQPYLKGKIKDKNFINVLKYRTKEFEKLHHYIYKNIKGVIATDIDYQIPLENHPKYLGLIPAPINLEKFPKNEMKIGSKIEIFHGINRESYFKKGNNYFETALKIIAKKYPEKVSISIVENVPYSKYIQLYNKAHIVLDQLYGHDQGSNALEAMTKGKVVFTNASSIFEKHYQLSEKVAINALPNIDYLVEKLTYLIENPEEILAIGKRARTFIEEVHNAEKIANQYVEVWEKN, via the coding sequence ATGAAAATTTTACTCGTTGGAGAATACAGTCGTTTGCACAATTCTTTGAAAGAAGGTTTGCAAAAATTAGGACATGAAGTTGTGCTTCTTGGCTTCAATGATGGTTTTAAAAATTATCCTGTAGATTTTCAATTAGTAAAAAAATGGGATTCTGGTTTATTAAAAAAAATGAAAATTGGTGTTTTAAAACTTACTGGTTTTGATTTTTCTTCCTTTTTAATCTATAAACAATTCTGGAAAAACAGAAACCAATTCAAAGATTTTGATATAGTTCAACTTATTAATGAAAATAGTTTTTTTTGTAATTATCATTTCGAGAAAAAGATTTTAGATTTCCTTTTTCAAAATAATAAAAAAGTGTTTTTGCTTTCGGCAGGTGACGATTTCATGTATGTAGATTATAATTTTAAACATCCTGAAAATCCCTCGATAGTTCAACCCTATTTAAAAGGAAAAATAAAAGACAAAAACTTTATTAATGTTTTAAAATACAGAACTAAAGAATTTGAAAAACTACATCATTACATTTATAAAAATATAAAAGGTGTAATTGCAACTGATATTGATTATCAAATTCCGTTAGAAAATCATCCAAAATATTTAGGATTGATTCCTGCACCAATTAACCTTGAAAAGTTTCCAAAAAATGAAATGAAAATTGGCAGTAAAATTGAGATTTTTCATGGTATTAATAGAGAAAGTTATTTTAAAAAAGGAAATAATTATTTTGAAACAGCATTAAAAATAATTGCTAAAAAATATCCTGAAAAAGTATCTATTTCAATTGTAGAAAATGTTCCTTATTCAAAGTACATTCAGTTATACAACAAAGCACATATTGTTCTTGATCAATTATATGGTCATGATCAAGGAAGCAATGCTTTAGAAGCTATGACAAAAGGAAAAGTGGTTTTCACTAATGCTAGTTCAATTTTTGAAAAACATTATCAATTGAGTGAAAAAGTTGCCATAAATGCATTACCAAATATTGATTATTTGGTAGAGAAATTAACTTATTTAATTGAAAATCCTGAAGAAATTTTAGCCATTGGTAAACGTGCTAGAACTTTTATAGAAGAAGTTCACAATGCTGAGAAAATTGCAAATCAATATGTTGAAGTTTGGGAGAAAAATTAA
- a CDS encoding acyltransferase, with protein MKNFLFVTLRIWKYKFLSNCKKVLGNPAVYHPLLLKGNGKISFGKNVQIGVIDSPNYYSHYTYLEARNNESEINIGNNVSINNAFSAVAFSKITIEDNVLIGVNCSIIDNDGHSLQPDKRNDDQPKTASVTIEENVFLGDNVTILKGVTIGKNSVIGNGSIVTKSIPDNSIAAGNPARVIRNL; from the coding sequence ATGAAGAATTTTTTATTTGTAACACTAAGAATTTGGAAGTACAAATTTCTTTCTAACTGTAAAAAAGTTTTAGGAAATCCTGCTGTTTATCATCCGTTGCTATTAAAAGGAAATGGAAAAATTTCCTTTGGTAAAAATGTTCAAATAGGAGTAATCGATTCTCCAAACTATTATTCGCATTACACTTATTTGGAAGCTCGAAATAATGAAAGCGAAATAAATATTGGGAACAATGTTTCTATAAATAATGCTTTTTCGGCGGTTGCTTTTTCAAAAATAACAATTGAAGATAATGTTTTGATTGGAGTCAATTGCTCTATTATTGATAATGATGGTCATTCACTTCAACCTGATAAAAGAAATGATGACCAACCAAAAACGGCTTCTGTAACAATTGAAGAAAATGTTTTTTTAGGCGATAATGTTACAATTTTAAAAGGTGTAACTATTGGAAAAAATTCAGTTATTGGAAATGGTTCCATAGTTACTAAAAGTATTCCTGATAATTCGATTGCAGCAGGAAATCCAGCACGAGTAATTCGCAATCTTTAA
- a CDS encoding oligosaccharide flippase family protein — translation MSLEINKSYRSIMKATGVFGMMQVFRTIISIISSKVVAIYIGPIGIGLVSLLTNSVNIITAITNFEFLTVATREVALVSGDEDKSKLSNTISMLQKMAIIIGVLGALISFIFSSYLSDLTFGNKEKQHWFQLLAVYFLIVSFTNTRMAILQGVNKIKALAVCNIVAAFFIAIGTIIIYYYLRIEGIIWVMMYSSIVLLLVTLYFTRQYSIKILPFNFNEFYEKSSPIFKFGFFMSINLILGQIANFCIKLYLNDDGNFTQILGYYEVSSVILINYLGLIFNAMAYDFYPKLTALSSDNSKVKQVVNHQIEIALILVTPAIIMLYMVAPLMIELLYTKEFLSAFSILKFALFSIILKAVVFPIGYIILVKGDKKIFFKQALFSDILNFVLSIVLYKYYGLLGLGLAYFFNYLFYLIYVYQIVKKNYEFSFSNSCKKLILMCCSVGFLAIVSVYFLDTFYANCIISILVIISIIFSCKELNQRIDFKDILNRRRKK, via the coding sequence ATGAGTTTAGAAATAAATAAATCTTATCGTTCTATCATGAAAGCTACTGGAGTTTTCGGAATGATGCAAGTTTTTAGAACAATTATCAGCATAATCAGTTCTAAAGTTGTTGCAATTTATATTGGACCAATTGGTATAGGTTTGGTTTCACTTTTAACAAATTCTGTAAATATCATAACTGCCATAACAAATTTTGAATTTCTGACGGTTGCAACTCGTGAAGTAGCTTTAGTTAGCGGTGATGAAGATAAATCTAAGTTATCCAATACAATTTCAATGTTGCAAAAAATGGCAATTATTATTGGAGTTTTAGGTGCGTTAATTTCATTTATTTTTAGTTCCTATTTAAGCGATTTGACTTTTGGAAATAAAGAAAAACAGCATTGGTTTCAACTATTAGCTGTTTATTTTCTGATTGTTAGTTTTACTAATACGAGAATGGCAATTCTACAAGGCGTCAATAAAATAAAAGCTTTAGCGGTTTGCAATATTGTTGCCGCTTTTTTTATTGCTATCGGAACAATAATTATTTATTATTATTTACGGATAGAAGGAATTATTTGGGTTATGATGTACTCAAGTATTGTTCTTTTGTTGGTTACTTTATATTTTACAAGACAATACAGTATTAAAATTTTGCCATTTAATTTTAATGAATTTTATGAAAAATCCAGTCCAATTTTTAAGTTCGGATTTTTTATGTCTATCAATTTAATTTTGGGTCAGATTGCAAATTTTTGTATAAAGTTATATTTAAATGACGATGGAAATTTTACTCAAATTCTAGGTTACTATGAAGTAAGTTCAGTGATTTTAATCAATTATTTAGGACTAATTTTTAATGCTATGGCTTATGATTTTTACCCAAAATTAACAGCTTTAAGTTCTGATAATTCAAAAGTTAAACAAGTAGTAAATCATCAAATTGAGATAGCTTTAATTTTGGTTACGCCAGCTATCATAATGTTGTATATGGTTGCGCCATTAATGATAGAACTATTATATACAAAAGAGTTTTTGAGCGCTTTTTCGATATTAAAATTTGCTTTGTTTTCAATTATTTTAAAAGCGGTAGTTTTCCCAATCGGATATATTATTTTAGTAAAAGGCGATAAAAAGATATTTTTTAAACAAGCTCTTTTTAGTGATATTTTAAACTTTGTTTTATCAATAGTTTTATATAAATATTATGGCTTGCTTGGACTTGGGTTGGCTTACTTTTTCAACTATTTATTCTATTTAATCTACGTTTATCAAATAGTTAAAAAGAACTATGAATTTAGTTTTTCAAACTCTTGTAAAAAATTGATTTTGATGTGTTGTTCTGTTGGTTTTTTAGCGATTGTTTCAGTTTACTTTTTGGATACTTTTTATGCTAATTGTATTATTTCAATTTTAGTAATTATCTCTATCATATTTTCGTGTAAAGAATTAAACCAAAGAATTGATTTTAAAGATATTCTGAATAGAAGAAGAAAAAAATAG
- a CDS encoding sugar 3,4-ketoisomerase, producing the protein MTTIHDSNLIEITKVNDVRGNLSVIENDAIPFEMKRIYYLYDIPSGAKRGGHSHIDQHEFLIALSGSFDVVLKDGKEQKTVTLNRPNVGLHIVNGIWRELKNFSSGAVCLVVASDVFKEEDYIRNFKKFKSSKN; encoded by the coding sequence ATGACCACAATTCACGATTCAAATCTCATAGAAATCACAAAAGTAAACGACGTTAGAGGCAATCTTTCTGTAATTGAAAACGATGCCATTCCTTTTGAAATGAAGCGTATTTACTATTTGTATGATATTCCTAGTGGAGCAAAACGCGGTGGACATTCACATATTGACCAACATGAATTTCTAATTGCTTTAAGTGGAAGTTTTGATGTAGTTTTAAAAGACGGAAAAGAACAAAAAACAGTGACTTTAAACAGACCGAATGTTGGGTTACACATCGTAAATGGAATTTGGCGTGAACTGAAAAACTTTTCTTCAGGAGCAGTTTGTTTGGTAGTTGCATCTGATGTTTTCAAAGAAGAAGATTATATACGAAATTTTAAAAAATTCAAATCATCTAAAAACTGA
- a CDS encoding glycosyltransferase family 2 protein translates to MDILIKSYNRPYYLDRCLFSIQKHVVNNGNVVVLDDGTPQIYLDKIQEKYPFVIIKKSEFYNEKVTYTSVGKRPEKYKIPIEFWLNAAKNASENFILIEDDTWFIDDVNLNEINNEIANNSVAMTKLYWIGNSIINQNKKEQKLNNIVLLEPKLFTIVPSIYNFIFYKFDKFKIRKTLRLFKIHTDEKHLAYYTIYAVAGMIFNKEYFLSLWKNHQNKVDEGLQLYNAVKKFKDSKGKLKFARCEKEVLKTGFISSATNEHKEKFSGNVDMFQFNKIMNEAWLNDTFEVIKSLPNDIHSDEVVKVLNSSNQNAIQTENWINWSNDFKNYYINIGCKID, encoded by the coding sequence ATGGATATATTAATTAAATCCTACAACAGACCATATTATCTAGATAGATGTCTTTTTTCTATTCAAAAACATGTTGTAAATAATGGGAATGTTGTTGTTCTTGATGATGGAACGCCGCAAATCTATTTAGATAAAATTCAAGAAAAATATCCATTTGTTATAATAAAGAAATCTGAGTTTTATAATGAGAAAGTCACATATACTTCGGTAGGAAAGCGACCAGAAAAATATAAAATCCCAATAGAGTTTTGGTTGAATGCAGCAAAAAATGCATCTGAAAACTTTATTCTGATTGAAGATGATACTTGGTTTATTGATGATGTCAATTTGAATGAAATAAACAATGAAATTGCAAATAACAGTGTTGCAATGACAAAATTATATTGGATAGGAAATTCAATTATTAATCAAAACAAAAAAGAGCAGAAATTAAATAACATTGTTTTATTGGAACCAAAATTATTTACAATAGTTCCGTCGATATATAATTTCATTTTTTACAAGTTTGATAAATTTAAAATTCGAAAAACGCTTCGTCTTTTTAAAATCCATACTGATGAAAAACACCTTGCTTACTATACAATTTATGCAGTTGCCGGAATGATTTTCAATAAAGAATACTTTTTAAGCTTATGGAAAAATCATCAAAATAAAGTTGATGAAGGTTTGCAATTGTATAATGCAGTTAAAAAGTTTAAAGATTCAAAGGGGAAATTGAAATTTGCCCGTTGCGAAAAAGAAGTTTTAAAAACAGGTTTTATTTCATCGGCAACCAATGAGCATAAAGAAAAATTTTCAGGCAATGTCGATATGTTTCAGTTCAACAAAATCATGAATGAAGCTTGGTTAAATGATACTTTTGAAGTCATCAAATCTTTGCCGAATGACATTCATTCTGATGAAGTTGTAAAGGTTTTAAATTCTTCAAATCAAAACGCAATTCAAACAGAAAATTGGATAAATTGGAGTAACGATTTTAAAAATTATTACATAAATATAGGTTGTAAAATTGATTGA
- a CDS encoding DegT/DnrJ/EryC1/StrS family aminotransferase, translating into MIKFLDLHKINLPYHEAFHQKMQEVLDKGWFILGDEVKKFEQSFAEFCGMRHCIGVGNGLDALVLIFKGYIELGVLKKGDEIIVPANTYIASIIAILQVDLVPVLVEPDLNSFNISPEEIEKKVTSKTKGILVVHLYGQLADMDRIIEIGYKYNLLIVEDAAQAHGLVFKGSHPRAFSFYPGKNLGSLGDAGAVLTNDDSLSKMIQSLRNYGSEKKYHNELAGINSRLDELQAAFLNVKLPNLEIENNRRREIARRYTKEIVNDKIILPFCEKLENHVFHLYVIRTKNRDELQNYLKLNDVETLIHYPIPPHKQKAFSSWNSKSLPITEKIHDEVLSLPISPVMTDDEVDKVIRIINNY; encoded by the coding sequence ATGATTAAATTTCTAGATTTACATAAAATCAATTTGCCTTATCATGAAGCTTTTCATCAAAAGATGCAAGAAGTTCTTGATAAAGGTTGGTTTATTTTGGGTGATGAGGTTAAAAAATTTGAGCAAAGTTTCGCTGAGTTTTGCGGTATGAGACATTGTATTGGTGTTGGGAATGGTTTAGATGCTTTGGTTTTAATTTTTAAAGGTTATATAGAACTCGGAGTTTTAAAAAAAGGAGATGAGATAATTGTTCCAGCAAATACATATATAGCTAGTATTATAGCTATTTTGCAAGTTGATTTAGTTCCAGTTCTTGTAGAACCAGATTTAAATTCTTTTAATATTAGTCCTGAGGAAATTGAAAAAAAGGTAACATCAAAAACCAAAGGAATTTTGGTTGTTCATCTTTATGGTCAATTGGCTGATATGGATAGAATAATTGAAATTGGATATAAATATAATTTATTGATTGTTGAAGATGCTGCACAAGCTCATGGATTAGTATTCAAAGGAAGTCATCCGCGTGCATTTAGTTTTTATCCAGGAAAAAATTTAGGTTCACTTGGTGATGCTGGAGCAGTTTTGACTAATGATGATTCATTGTCTAAAATGATTCAATCTTTACGAAATTATGGTTCTGAAAAGAAGTATCATAATGAGTTAGCTGGTATTAATTCTAGATTAGATGAATTGCAAGCGGCATTTTTGAATGTCAAATTACCAAATTTGGAGATTGAAAATAATCGAAGAAGAGAAATAGCTAGACGATATACTAAGGAAATTGTAAATGATAAAATCATTTTACCTTTTTGTGAAAAACTTGAGAATCATGTTTTTCATTTGTATGTTATCAGAACAAAAAATAGAGACGAATTGCAAAATTATTTAAAGTTAAATGATGTAGAAACTTTAATTCATTATCCAATTCCGCCACACAAGCAAAAGGCATTCTCATCTTGGAATTCTAAATCGCTTCCAATTACCGAAAAAATTCATGACGAAGTTTTAAGTTTGCCCATAAGTCCAGTTATGACTGATGATGAAGTTGATAAAGTCATTAGAATAATTAACAACTATTAG
- a CDS encoding GNAT family N-acetyltransferase translates to MKKYTIKKYKIDDFQLWNDFVNQAKNATFLFHRNFMEYHNTRFNDFSLLVFENEKLMSILPANYVDDVLFSHQGLTYGGFVFNDKIKLGQVLEIVKEVLNFLHDNGFKTFKLKLMPSIYNSFFSEEIEYALFLIEAKLIRRDCLSVIDLNKKFKISKTRKEAIHRGKKNNLEIREEDNFKLFWDEILIPNLDKKHNATPVHSVEEIEILHKRFPKNIRHFNVYDNGKIVAGTTIFVTDKVAHPQYISGNPQKNELGSIDYLYHYLITEVFNDKDFFDFGPSHENDGKQINQGILFWKESFGVKTTVQDWYEISAKNYKKLENILI, encoded by the coding sequence TTGAAAAAATATACTATTAAAAAATATAAAATTGATGATTTTCAGCTTTGGAATGATTTTGTGAATCAAGCCAAAAACGCTACTTTTTTATTTCATCGAAATTTCATGGAATACCATAATACAAGGTTTAACGACTTTTCTTTGTTGGTTTTTGAGAATGAAAAACTGATGTCAATTCTACCTGCAAATTATGTTGATGATGTTCTTTTTTCTCATCAAGGATTAACATATGGAGGTTTTGTTTTTAATGATAAGATTAAACTTGGTCAGGTTTTAGAAATTGTAAAAGAAGTTTTAAATTTTCTACATGATAATGGCTTCAAAACTTTTAAATTAAAGTTGATGCCTTCTATTTACAACTCCTTTTTTTCAGAAGAAATTGAGTATGCATTGTTTTTAATTGAAGCAAAACTAATTCGTAGAGATTGTTTATCGGTAATTGATTTGAATAAAAAATTTAAAATTTCAAAAACCAGAAAAGAAGCCATTCATCGAGGTAAAAAAAATAATTTAGAGATTAGAGAAGAAGATAATTTTAAGTTGTTTTGGGACGAAATATTAATTCCTAATTTAGATAAAAAGCATAATGCAACTCCAGTTCATTCAGTTGAAGAAATAGAAATATTGCATAAAAGATTTCCAAAAAACATTAGGCATTTTAATGTTTATGACAATGGAAAAATTGTAGCCGGAACCACAATTTTTGTAACAGATAAAGTAGCTCATCCTCAATATATTTCTGGAAACCCACAAAAAAATGAGTTAGGAAGTATTGATTATTTGTATCATTATTTAATAACCGAAGTCTTTAATGATAAAGATTTTTTCGATTTTGGACCTTCACATGAAAATGATGGAAAGCAAATCAACCAAGGAATTTTGTTCTGGAAAGAAAGTTTTGGAGTAAAAACAACCGTTCAGGATTGGTATGAAATATCAGCAAAAAATTATAAAAAACTAGAAAACATTTTAATATGA
- a CDS encoding gliding motility-associated C-terminal domain-containing protein, giving the protein MKYFLNFIVYFNAVKGKRILLTIIVLISFFSKISSQNISLYEQFNGRYDFTFIGNTMNTAENNSIDDYVTNTSSSATLNLNPSDIVQKAYLYWAGSGDGDFQVNLNSEEITPDRTFSYSRSFNGVTFTYFSAFKDVTSQIQTTGNGVYTLSNLDISSFEDLHLTRKTNFAGWAIIIVYRNPNLPLNQINVYDGLQGVPDMLSITLDNLNVLDNNNSKVGFLAWEGDTLLATETFTFNGNLLSNTLNPANNVFNGTNSFTGSSTLYNMDLDVYNIENYIQIGDTSAEINLSSFQDFVMINTVVTKLNNQLPDATITIDNVEKNCDSRIIDVDFTVKNSNATGILPSGTSIAIYANGQLIEFTETILPIAAEEQWSSNISIVIPDDIPDTFPLLFAVDDDGNGVGHVPELDENNNTFFTIVTLYKSPPFNDLEPIISCNEGFTKGTFNFSSYEELVKTNQSDTVHFFESYEDANTNTNPILTTTNYVASSTPKDIFIRLDNENCFSITSFQLLTKNCPPTVYNFVSANGDTLNDVFYIEGLRDIFLDFRIEIYNRWGKLIWEGNQNTEDWNGYVKEAIGTKKAPDGTYFYLLFLNDVDYPNPLSGYLYLIH; this is encoded by the coding sequence TTGAAATATTTCCTTAATTTTATTGTCTATTTCAACGCTGTGAAAGGAAAACGAATATTATTAACAATTATTGTTTTGATTAGCTTTTTTTCAAAAATAAGCAGTCAAAATATTTCCTTGTACGAGCAATTTAACGGTCGTTATGACTTCACTTTCATTGGTAATACAATGAATACTGCAGAAAATAATTCAATTGATGATTATGTAACCAATACTTCGTCATCAGCAACTTTAAATCTAAATCCATCGGATATTGTTCAAAAAGCTTATTTGTATTGGGCTGGAAGTGGCGATGGTGATTTTCAGGTTAATTTGAATTCTGAAGAAATAACTCCAGACAGAACTTTTAGTTACAGTAGAAGTTTCAATGGTGTAACTTTTACTTATTTCAGTGCTTTTAAAGATGTTACTTCTCAAATTCAAACGACTGGAAATGGAGTTTATACTTTATCAAATTTAGACATTTCCTCCTTTGAAGATTTGCATTTAACCCGCAAGACAAATTTTGCTGGTTGGGCTATCATAATAGTTTACAGAAATCCAAATTTGCCTTTGAATCAAATTAATGTTTATGATGGTTTACAAGGTGTACCAGATATGCTTTCAATTACCTTGGACAATCTAAACGTTTTAGATAATAATAATTCTAAAGTTGGTTTTTTGGCTTGGGAAGGCGATACTTTACTAGCAACTGAAACGTTTACATTTAATGGAAATTTATTGAGTAACACTTTAAATCCAGCTAACAATGTTTTTAACGGAACCAATTCTTTTACGGGTAGTTCAACCTTGTACAATATGGATTTGGATGTTTATAATATTGAAAATTACATTCAAATTGGCGATACATCAGCTGAAATAAATCTTAGTTCATTTCAAGATTTTGTAATGATTAACACGGTTGTTACAAAACTGAACAACCAATTACCAGATGCTACAATTACAATTGATAATGTTGAAAAAAATTGTGATTCTAGAATTATTGATGTTGATTTTACCGTTAAAAACTCAAATGCTACAGGAATATTACCTTCTGGAACTTCAATTGCAATTTATGCCAACGGACAATTAATTGAATTTACAGAAACTATTTTGCCAATTGCTGCTGAGGAACAATGGAGTTCTAATATTTCTATAGTTATTCCCGATGATATTCCAGATACTTTTCCACTTCTTTTTGCAGTTGATGATGACGGAAATGGAGTTGGCCACGTTCCTGAATTGGATGAAAACAATAACACTTTTTTTACTATAGTCACATTATACAAATCACCTCCTTTTAACGATTTAGAACCAATAATATCTTGTAATGAAGGTTTCACAAAAGGAACTTTTAACTTCTCATCTTATGAGGAATTAGTAAAAACAAATCAAAGTGATACTGTGCATTTCTTTGAAAGCTATGAAGATGCAAACACCAATACAAATCCAATATTGACTACGACAAACTATGTAGCTTCATCAACTCCAAAAGACATTTTTATAAGATTGGATAATGAAAACTGTTTTAGCATAACTTCATTTCAATTGCTTACAAAAAACTGTCCGCCAACAGTATATAATTTTGTTTCAGCAAATGGTGACACTTTAAACGATGTTTTTTATATAGAAGGTTTACGAGATATTTTTCTAGATTTTAGAATCGAAATATACAATCGTTGGGGAAAACTAATTTGGGAAGGAAATCAAAATACTGAAGACTGGAATGGATATGTAAAAGAAGCCATTGGAACCAAAAAAGCTCCAGACGGAACTTACTTTTATCTACTTTTCTTGAATGATGTTGATTATCCAAATCCGTTATCTGGATATTTATATTTGATTCATTAA
- a CDS encoding glycosyltransferase, translated as MNTNHKIAIVSSSLGVGGAEKFASLLSFMLNSIGYEIHNIIINDFVVYDYKGTLVNLGEIFSESKGVFRSLKKGKHIANYLKENNIKIVIDNRSRPTISRELFTKWVYGSANKYYFFHSSNLEMYLTSSVFWAKKIFSDATKLICVSKNIEDVLKAKYNFRNTITLYNPVVFEDKVYEKPTNLPEKYFLFFGRFEENVKNFSLMLESFAKSNSFQSGYDLVLIGDGSSKDYIISKSKTLQIENHVHILPFQKDIKPFIQHAFATLLTSHFEGFPMSIIESLAVGTPVVSVDCESGPKEIVVNKSNGLLVDNHNVDAFGEAIKLLIDDQNLYQNCKNNAKKSVEHLSLENITQQWEQLLENT; from the coding sequence ATGAATACTAACCATAAAATTGCAATTGTTTCCTCGTCGCTTGGCGTTGGTGGTGCTGAAAAGTTCGCTTCTTTGCTGAGTTTTATGCTCAATTCAATAGGATATGAAATTCACAATATCATTATAAACGATTTTGTAGTTTATGATTACAAAGGAACATTGGTTAATCTTGGAGAAATCTTTTCAGAAAGTAAAGGTGTTTTTAGAAGTTTAAAAAAAGGAAAACATATTGCTAATTATCTAAAAGAGAACAATATTAAAATTGTAATCGATAATCGTTCAAGACCAACAATTTCAAGAGAATTGTTTACCAAATGGGTTTATGGTTCGGCAAATAAGTATTATTTTTTTCATAGTTCCAATTTGGAAATGTATTTAACATCTTCAGTTTTTTGGGCAAAAAAGATTTTTAGTGATGCAACAAAATTGATTTGCGTTTCCAAGAATATTGAAGATGTTTTGAAAGCAAAATATAATTTTAGAAACACTATTACACTTTATAATCCAGTAGTTTTTGAAGATAAAGTTTATGAAAAACCAACTAATTTACCTGAAAAATATTTTCTGTTTTTTGGTAGATTTGAAGAAAATGTGAAGAATTTTAGTTTGATGTTAGAAAGCTTTGCCAAATCGAATTCTTTTCAAAGTGGTTACGATTTAGTTTTAATTGGCGATGGTTCTAGTAAAGATTATATTATTTCAAAAAGTAAAACGTTGCAAATAGAAAATCATGTTCACATTTTGCCTTTTCAAAAAGACATTAAACCTTTTATTCAACATGCTTTTGCAACTCTTTTAACGAGTCATTTTGAAGGATTTCCTATGTCAATTATTGAATCATTGGCTGTTGGAACGCCTGTTGTTTCGGTAGATTGTGAATCTGGACCAAAAGAGATTGTCGTCAATAAAAGTAATGGATTATTAGTCGATAATCACAATGTTGATGCTTTTGGAGAAGCAATAAAATTATTGATTGATGATCAAAATTTGTATCAAAATTGTAAAAATAACGCCAAGAAATCAGTAGAACATTTATCTTTGGAAAACATTACGCAGCAGTGGGAACAATTATTAGAAAACACATGA
- a CDS encoding TrmH family RNA methyltransferase, with amino-acid sequence MKQITSSQNPFIKSLVLLQEKAKARKQSGMFLIEGIREIELALKGKYQLVTLLFVPELFDETNVKKLVNNNSEIEIIEISREVYQKLAYRDTTEGIIAVAKTKSHLLTELQLPENPLLLVMESIEKPGNIGAMLRTCDAANIDAVLVADAKTDLYNPNMVRSSVGCLFTNQIAVGTTEEIIEYLQKNNINFYSATLQNSTSYHTQDYTKPSALVVGTEATGLSKPWREKAKQNIIIPMQGEIDSMNVSVAAAILLFEAKRQRGF; translated from the coding sequence ATGAAACAAATCACTTCTTCCCAAAATCCGTTTATTAAATCATTGGTTTTACTCCAAGAAAAAGCAAAAGCCCGAAAACAATCGGGTATGTTTTTGATAGAAGGAATTCGGGAAATAGAATTAGCATTAAAAGGAAAATATCAGTTAGTAACTTTACTTTTTGTTCCTGAACTATTTGATGAAACTAATGTAAAAAAGTTAGTCAACAACAATTCAGAAATTGAAATAATAGAAATTTCTAGAGAAGTTTATCAAAAATTAGCCTATCGAGATACAACTGAAGGTATTATTGCTGTTGCCAAAACAAAATCGCACTTACTTACTGAATTACAACTTCCCGAAAACCCTTTACTTTTGGTAATGGAAAGTATTGAAAAACCTGGAAATATTGGTGCAATGCTCAGAACATGTGATGCTGCAAATATTGATGCTGTTCTTGTTGCAGATGCTAAAACTGATTTGTATAATCCAAATATGGTTCGTTCAAGTGTTGGTTGTCTGTTCACCAATCAAATAGCTGTAGGCACAACTGAAGAAATTATAGAATATTTACAAAAAAACAACATTAATTTCTACAGCGCAACTTTGCAAAACTCTACTTCCTATCATACCCAAGATTACACTAAACCTTCTGCTTTAGTTGTAGGTACTGAAGCAACAGGTTTATCAAAACCTTGGCGAGAAAAAGCAAAACAAAACATCATTATACCAATGCAAGGAGAAATTGATAGTATGAATGTATCGGTTGCAGCAGCTATTTTACTTTTTGAAGCAAAAAGACAAAGAGGTTTTTAA